In Pirellulaceae bacterium, one DNA window encodes the following:
- a CDS encoding thioesterase family protein produces the protein MGNAFRTSRRVEFRDTDAAGIAHFSVFFVWMEQAEHAALRSIEMSVMPKHEENAVSWPRISASCDYRNPVRFEELIDIEVTVTKLGKRSVTYDFQFLCNDRKIASGQITTVCCRQEDGHWSSTEIPTKVRDKLEGLAT, from the coding sequence ATGGGCAATGCATTTAGAACAAGTCGACGCGTCGAATTTCGCGACACGGATGCGGCTGGAATTGCTCACTTTTCCGTCTTCTTTGTTTGGATGGAACAAGCCGAGCATGCTGCACTCCGCAGCATTGAAATGAGTGTGATGCCAAAGCACGAAGAGAATGCAGTCAGCTGGCCACGTATTTCTGCGTCATGCGACTATCGCAATCCGGTTCGGTTTGAGGAGCTCATCGATATCGAGGTGACGGTAACGAAACTCGGTAAACGCAGTGTCACCTACGATTTTCAATTTCTATGTAACGACCGTAAAATTGCGAGCGGCCAGATCACAACCGTTTGCTGTCGTCAAGAGGACGGCCATTGGTCCTCTACCGAGATTCCGACGAAAGTTCGTGACAAGCTCGAGGGGCTCGCTACGTAG
- a CDS encoding terpene cyclase/mutase family protein, whose protein sequence is MLSYLESLTVRLALATAQLPTEVRARHAHFLTESQRDDGGFAGREGDSDLYYTGFGLRSMAILGLLDGEIADRAANFLRTRMSGQESIVDFFSLIYGANLIAAATGQDIFAAAAPNWADAVAEELEKLRCDDGGYAKGAEGKASSTYHTFLVLLCRELITRPAAEPERIVKFILSQAADGGGFREIRVSKRAGTNPTAAAIGTLRMLGALEAETSEDTIDFLSDMQVETGGIRANSRIPIADTLSTFTGVLTLIDLAAKDAIDCQAALDYFAGMERTAGGFHGAEWDEACDVEYTFYGLAGLALLQSELG, encoded by the coding sequence ATGCTTTCTTACCTTGAATCCCTGACTGTTCGGCTTGCTCTCGCCACGGCGCAATTGCCGACAGAAGTACGAGCCAGGCATGCCCATTTCTTGACCGAATCGCAGCGGGATGACGGCGGATTCGCGGGGCGAGAAGGTGATAGCGATCTGTACTACACGGGCTTTGGCCTCAGAAGCATGGCAATCCTTGGACTGCTTGACGGAGAAATTGCTGATCGAGCTGCGAACTTCCTCCGAACGAGGATGTCTGGCCAGGAATCGATCGTCGATTTTTTTTCGCTGATTTACGGCGCGAATTTGATCGCCGCGGCCACGGGCCAAGACATCTTCGCCGCTGCTGCACCGAACTGGGCCGATGCAGTCGCCGAAGAACTAGAAAAATTACGGTGCGACGACGGCGGATATGCAAAAGGGGCGGAAGGCAAGGCCAGTAGTACCTACCACACCTTTCTCGTGCTACTTTGCCGCGAGCTGATTACGCGTCCAGCTGCTGAACCCGAACGAATTGTGAAATTCATCCTCTCTCAAGCAGCCGACGGAGGTGGGTTTCGCGAGATTCGTGTCAGTAAGCGGGCGGGAACGAACCCGACGGCCGCAGCAATAGGAACCTTGCGAATGCTGGGTGCATTGGAAGCTGAAACCTCGGAAGACACGATCGATTTCCTCAGTGACATGCAGGTCGAGACGGGAGGAATTCGCGCTAATTCGCGCATTCCGATCGCAGATACGCTCAGCACTTTCACGGGTGTATTGACCTTGATCGACTTAGCCGCCAAGGACGCCATTGATTGCCAGGCGGCCTTGGATTACTTCGCGGGAATGGAACGGACAGCGGGCGGTTTCCACGGCGCCGAATGGGACGAAGCCTGCGATGTTGAATACACGTTTTACGGGCTGGCTGGTCTAGCGCTGCTGCAAAGCGAACTCGGTTAA